The nucleotide sequence CCAGAAGGAAGCCGATCTGGGCAAGACCATTGTTGCCGGGTCGGATAACCAGGCGACCATGGTTTCCGGCTCGACGGAAGTAATTGCCGCTCCAGCCACGGCGCGTGCAGCTCAGCCCCAAGCGCAGCGTGTGCCAACCATGGCGCCACAACGTCAGGTGGCGCCTCCGCCCAAGAAATCGCCGGTGGGGATGATTGTTTTAGTGATTGTATTGTTAGCGGCGGGTATTGGCGGTTACTGGTTCTACGAGAACAAAATCGCCGTGCCCTCGGCGTCCAGCAGCTATATTGAAATTAATGGTGTGCCTTGGGGCACGGTCAAGACCGTGACCTCGAGTGCGGGAAACGTCATTCAGGTAAACCAGCCTACGCCGATTCGTGTCCCGGTGGGTCCGGGCGAATATACAGTAGTGGTCGCCGGCCCGAATGGGGAAGAGCAGTCGGAAAAGATCAACGTAACCAATGATGCGCCGGGTACGTACACCCCGGTCTTTGAGAAAATAGATGTTGACCAGATCCTGCAATCAAATTAATCGCGTATGTCGGTATGCTCTTTGCGGCGCACTCACGCTCAGCCTTTGCCTGCCCGTCTGGGCCAGCAAAAAAGACGACGACTACAAGGCTGCACAGGCAGCCGCAGCCGCTGGGCAAAATGAACAGGCTATGAAGCTTTATTGCTCGGTCGCTAAAGAGGACCCCAGCTATAAAGATGCCAAGCAGAACTGCGACAATATCAAGACTGAGCTGCTGAAAGAAGAAGGACGAAACGAAGGCAGGTACTCCGATGGCGTGAAAGCATTCGATGCCGGGGATTACGATCAGGCGGAGCAGAAATTCCGCAACATTCGCAGCGGCCAATATCTTTCTGATGCACAGAACTATCTAAATTTAAAAATCCCCCAAGCACGCAAAGATGCCGCCGCCCGCGCCGCTGCAGCTCAAAACAACAATGATGCTGCCATGAGCGCCAAATTCGATCAGGCAGTCCAGGCTTATAACGGCAATAACTTCAGCACCGCCCAGGGCCTGTTTGGCCAGATTTCCGGCAAGCGCCAGCCTGACGCCCAGTCCTATCTCAATAAGATCCTGCAGTACAACCAGGCCATGCAGGATGGCGACAATCACGCGAACAGCAAAGATTACAAAAGCGCAGTTGATGGTTACACTCAGGCCGCCAGCATCAAAGCGGATGGCCCCGGCAATCCGCAGAGCAAGATTTCCCAAATGCGGTCGCTCATGGCGAGCGAGAGTACTCCTCTGAGCACGCCGACGCCGGCCAATAACAATCCTCCGGTAAACCACGTTGTTGCTGCTATCGTGGAGCCTTCCCGGCCCAAGCTTGATATTGATAAATTGATGCGCGACGCGGATGCCGCCAAGAAAAAAGGCGACATCGGTACTGCCAAGGGAAAGTACATGGCAATTCTGTCGGAGAATCCCGCCAACGCGGCAGCCAAAGCTGGACTCGAGTCGCTACCCAAAGATTCCAACGCGGTTGCCAGCGCCGATGCCGACAGAATGCTGGCCAATGGCATCGGAGAATTCTATAAAGGCGCATACGAAGAGGCCGAAGTCCATATTAAAGATTACATTGAGTTGAATGGAGGGAAATCAGCGCTCGCTTATTTCTATCGCGCCGCCTCCAAGCTTACCCGCTACTACCTGGGCGGCGAAAAGCCAGATCAGAAGAAACTCTACTCCGATGCCGAAGCCGACTTCCGCATGGCCAAGAAGACCCCAGGCTTCAACCCTCCGGAAAAGATGGTCTCTCCTAAGATCATCCAGGTCTTCAAGAGCACGAGTTAGCCCAATTTTAGTCGGAAGCTGATGAAACGCCGTGGATCCGGCGAACACAACCCCTTTGTGCCCTGTGTGGTTAAACCTATTTCTGTAAAAACGGATTGCTTTCCCGCTCTTTGCCAATCGTGGTGAGCGAGCCGTGTCCGGGAACAACGAGCGTTTCATCGGGCAAAGCCAGAACGCGGTGGTGCAGGGAATTCATGATTTTCTGGAATGAGCCGCCGGGAAGATCGGTGCGTCCAATGCTTCCGGCAAACAGCGTGTCACCTGCAATCAGCTTTTTCTCTTCCGCGAAATAGAGACAAACGCTGCCCTCGGTGTGTCCGGGAGTATGCAGCACAGTCGCGGCCAAGCTTCCCGTTTTGAGCGAATCCCCATCGGCGAGATTCTGGTCAATGTGGACTTTCTCGGGTACGGCCATGCCCACCCATGCGGCCTGTATATCCAGCATTTTGAGCAGGGTAGAATCATTCTGGTTTAACAAGATGGGCGCGCCGGTCGCCTGCTTGAGCTTCATCGCTCCGCCCACATGGTCAATGTGGGCATGCGTTACCACAATCTGCTTGACGGTGAGATTGTGCCGCTTCACGATCTCAAGGATTCGCCCAATCTCATCTCCCGGATCAATGACCATGGCCTCGTGTGTGGTTTCATCGCCCACAACCGAGCAATTGCACTGCAACGGCCCTACTGGGAAAATTTCATGGATCATAAGTAATTCGCGATCGCCTGAATTTTTCGCGGCTAACGCACAATAAAAAATCGCAGGCACTCGGCCCGCGATTCTTGTAAAACTCTGAAAGCCTACTTCTTGGCCGGCTGCGATTGTTGAGTCGCCGGCTTCTGCCCCGAGAGCACGGAGCCGCTGTTGCCGCTCTTCTTGCTTTCCATGATGGAAAGCGTGATGGAAGTCAGCACGAAGATAATGGCGCACCAGGTGGTCAGCTTGGTCATGAGCGTGGCTGCTCCACGCGGTCCGAATGCGGTCTGGCTGCCTTGGCCGCCAAACGCTGCCGCCAGGTCGCCGCTCTG is from Terriglobales bacterium and encodes:
- a CDS encoding MBL fold metallo-hydrolase, which produces MIHEIFPVGPLQCNCSVVGDETTHEAMVIDPGDEIGRILEIVKRHNLTVKQIVVTHAHIDHVGGAMKLKQATGAPILLNQNDSTLLKMLDIQAAWVGMAVPEKVHIDQNLADGDSLKTGSLAATVLHTPGHTEGSVCLYFAEEKKLIAGDTLFAGSIGRTDLPGGSFQKIMNSLHHRVLALPDETLVVPGHGSLTTIGKERESNPFLQK
- the secG gene encoding preprotein translocase subunit SecG, whose product is MFYLVLSVHVFVCLFLIIVVLLQSAQSGDLAAAFGGQGSQTAFGPRGAATLMTKLTTWCAIIFVLTSITLSIMESKKSGNSGSVLSGQKPATQQSQPAKK